Within Amycolatopsis sp. FDAARGOS 1241, the genomic segment ACGCCGGCCGCGCTGCTGGCGCTGGGCAAGTCGATCCCCTGAGCCGAGCGAGCGGGACCGTCCAGTTCGGGCGGTCCCGCCGTTCGCTCAGCGCAGGCCGGTGCCGCGCGCGAGGGCCGTGTCGATGAGGGTGGTCAGCAGCGTCTTGTAGTCGACGCCGGTGACCTCCCACATCTTCGGGTACGCGGACTTCGTGGTGAAGCCGGGCATGGTGTTGACCTCGTTGATCACGAGATCGCCGCTTTCGGTGACGAAGAAGTCGACGCGGGCCAAGCCCTGGCAGTCGAGCGCGCGGAACGCCTCGACGGCCATCGCGCGCACGCGCTCGGTGACCACGTCGTCGAGCTTGGCGGGGATGTCCAGTTCGGCGTCTTCGCCCAGGTACTTGGTCTCGAAGTCGTACCACGCGTCGTCGCCCTTGGCGAGCACACGGATCTCCGCCGGCAGCGACGCCTCGACGCGGCCGTCGGGGAACTCCAGCACCCCGCACTCGACCTCCCGGCCGACGACAGCGGCCTCCACGAGCACCTTCGGGTCCGTCCGGCGCGCCAGCTCGATGGCGGCGTCCACATCGGACCACTTCGTGACTCGCGAGATGCCGACGGACGAACCCGCGCGCGAGGGCTTCACGAAAACGGGCAGGCCGAGGCGTTCCCGGTCCTCTTGGGACACTGTGGACTGTCCACGGCGGAGCGCCGAGTAGGTGCCCACCGGCAGCCCCTCCGCGGCGAGCAGCTTCTTCGCGTACTCCTTGTCCATGGCGGCCGCACTGGCGAGCACCCCGGGGCCGACGTAAGGGAGATCGGCCATCTCCAGGAGGCCCTGGATGGTGCCGTCCTCGCCGAACGCGCCGTGCAGCACGGGGAAGACCACGTCGACGGCGCTGAGCACCTCGGTCGCCTCGCCGGGGTCGACGATGCGCAGCTCGCGGCTGGTCGGGTCGCCCGCCAGCACGAGCGCGCGGCCGGACTCCACGGTCGGCAGCTCGCGGCCCTGGATGCTCAGCTCCTTCGGGTCGCCGGTGCCGAGCACCCAGCCGCCCCGGGGCGTGATGCCCACCGGGAGCACCTCGTAGCGCTCCGGATCCAGGTTCGCGATCACACTGCCGGCCGACAGGCACGAGATGGTGTGCTCGCTGCTGCGCCCGCCGAACACGACCGCCACGCGGATCTTCTCAGCACTCATGGTGGCTCACCGTACCGGGTGACCACGGCGAATGGTGCGGGCCCGGTGCGTGGCCCGTTCACCTGTGCACGAAGTGACCACTCGGAACGGTCGCTGTGACGGTGGTGGTGTTGGGTGGAGGGGCCGTTCGCGCTTTTACGTGGGTGCGATGAGACCGTTCGCGGCCGCTGACGCGCGTGCGAACGGGCTGGCCACGCAGGTCGGGGAGCGGTTCGCGGCGCGAAGGGACTGCTCGCGCCCCTCACGGGGGAGCGAATGGACTGTTCGCGCCCGGATGCGGACACCGCGGGACCAGTCGAGCCCGCGATGGCGGCGTCGTGGTGAATCGAGCGCCGGACCGCGGTGAGCCGTTCGTGGCGCGAAAGGTCCAACCGCGCCGTCGCCGCCGGCGCGGCGGGACCGTTCGCGGCCCACGCCCGCGTTAAGGGGTCACTCGCGCCGACCGCCGTGAGGATTTACAGCGCGAAGGGACCGCTCGCACTCCTCCCCTTGCGCGACCGGACCGTTCGCCAGGCGAAGGGGCAGGTCGAACCACTCACGGCGGCCGATTCATGGCGCGAGTGGACCCTTCGCGCCGTCGGGTCGGCGCGAGTGGACCCTTCGCGCCCGCCGGTAAGCGCGACGGGACCGTTCGCGCGTCGGTCGGCGCGAGTGGACCCTTCGCGCCCGCCGGTAACAGCGATGGGACCCTTCGCGCCCGCCGGTAAGCGCGATGGGACCGTTCGCCCGTCGGGTCGGCGCGACTGGACCCTTCGCGCCCGCCGGAAAGCGCGATGGGACCCTTCGCGCTTTCCGGCGGTAATCGCGACGGGACCGTTCGCGCCCGTCGGTCGGTGAGGTGGGACCGTTCGCAACGCGAGAGAGGCGCGAGGGGGCAGTCGCGCAGAGCGAAAAGCCGGGAGAGCCGAACGCCGCAGGCGGCCGTCAACGAGTCAGTCAGCGGGTCAGCGAGTCAGCGGAGCAAGCTCACCAGAGCGGGCAAGGCACTCACCAACGCTTCCCGCGAACAGCCGGCATACCCCAGCGCCACCCCGTGCACCGTGGGTGTGCCGGCGAAGTGCCGGGCCAGTCCGTCGAGCCGGATGCCGTGGCGTTCGGCGGCGGCGATGCGGTCGGCCTCGTCCGCGGCGGAGGCGAAGGGCACCACGAGGTGCGCGCCGGCGTCGTCGCCGAGTACCGGTACCGAGGCGGCCGACAGGGCGGCCGACAGGAGCGAGCGGCGTTCGGCCAGTTCGCGGCGCAGTTTCCGCAGGTGGCGGCCCAGATCACCGTGCCGGGCGAGTTCCACGAGGACCCGCTGCCCGGCCGGTGAAGGCCGAGTGCCGGTGAGGTCCCGGTAGGCCAGCACGACCTCCGCGACTGAAGCCGGAGCCACGAGCCACCCGGCGCCCAGGGTCGGGGTGAGGATCTTGCTCGTGGTCCCGAGGTGGACGACGACGTCAGGCGCGAGGGCGGCCAGCAGGGGCAGCGGGGCGACGTCGAAGCGGAGCTCGCCGTCGTAGTCGTCCTCGATGACCAGCATGCCGTCGGCGCGGGCCCGTTCCACGAGTTCCACGCGGCGAGCCGCGCTCATGCGGCTGCCCATCGGGTACTGGTGCGCCGGCGAGCAGTAGACGGCCCGGGCTCCGGGCGGAATGGCGTCCGGGCGCAAACCCTCCTCGTCCACGGGGACGCCCACGACCGTGAGCCCCGCGGACCGGAACGCCTGCACGGCCCGCTGGTACCCCGGCTCCTCGAACGCCACGACCGCGCCCCGCCGCAACACTGCCGCGGCGAGCTCCACGACGGCGGCCGTCGTGCCGCCCGTCGCGAGCACGGAGCCGGCGGCCAGACCGCGGTGGCGCAGCAGGTGCTCGGACACCGCCGCGCGGTACTCGGGCAGCCCGGCGCGGTGTGCGCGGACCAACGGGTCCGGGTCCGCCGCCGCCCGCCACGCGCGGCGCCACGCCGCGCGGTCCAGACCCGCGGCCCACGGCGTACCCGGCGTCAGATCCAGGAACGGCGCCGCCTCGGTCTCCGCGACCAGCGAGCCGGCGGGCGACACCGATGCGGCCGCGCGAGTCGGCGGCGTCGTCACGTACGTTCCCGAGCCGTGGCGGCCGGCGATCCAGCCCTCGGCGTGCAACTGCTCGTACGCCGCCGACGTCACCGTCCGCGACACGCCGAGCCGCTCGGCGAGGGCACGTGTCGACGGCAGCCGGTCACCACCACGCAGGTGGCCGCCCGCCGCGGCCTCGCGCAGGGCGTCGGCGAGCTGGACGGCCAGCGGTGTGCTCGCCTCGCGGTCGAGGCGCACCGGCAGCGCGGTGTCGGTGTAGGACACGAAAACTCCCGAACGAGGAGAAGTGGACTTTCCAAGTGTACGAGAAGTGGCCGTTTCAGGATGCCACTAATCCAAGCGAAACTGCGCACATGACCAGCCTCTCGCCGACCGCCCGCACCACCCTCGGCCGCAAGAAGAACCGCGCGGCCACCGACCGCGCGACGCTGCACGCCGTGCTCGACGAGGCCCTGATCTGCCACCTCGGCCTCATCCGCGACGGCACGCCGCTCGTACTCCCCACCGGCTACGGGCGCGACGGCGACACGCTCTACCTGCATGGTTCCACGGGTGCCGCCAGTCTGCGCACCGCGGCGCAGGAACTCGACGTCTGCGTCACCGTCACGCTGCTCGACGGCATCGTCTACGCCCGCTCGCTGAACAACCACTCCATGAACTACCGCAGCGCCGTCGTGCTCGGCCGCGCCCGGCTCGTCACCGGCCGGGATGAGAAGCTCCACGGCCTGCGGGTGCTCACCGAACACCTCTCCCCCGGCTCGTGGGACCACGCGCGCGGCGTGAACGCCAAGGAATTCGCCTCCGTCACCGTCCTCGCGCTCGACCTGACCGAGGCCTCGGTGAAGCTGCGGGCCGAAGGTCCGGACGACGAGCCCGAAGATGTCGCCGCGAACGACGCCTGGGCCGGGGTCCTCCCGGTCCGGACGGTGTTCGGCGAGCCCGAACCGTCGGCCGACCTGCCGGCCGAGTGGTCCGTGCCGGAGCACGTGGCTCAGCGCGCCGACGGCTACCGCACGGTGAACACGGTCCGGCCCGGCTGACTCTCGACGTCGACCGTGCCGCCGTGCTCCACCACCAGCGACTGGACCACGGACAACCCCAGCCCCGTGCCGCCGGCCGGCCGCGTGCGCGAATTGTCCGTGCGGAAGCACCGGTCGAAGATCCGCCGTGGTCCTCCGGCGCGATTTCGGGGCCGGTGTCGCGCACCCGGACCAAGGCTTGCCCGCCGGAGCCGTCGACGGACAGCCCGACCTGCGTCCCCGAAGGCGTGCATTCGCGAGCAGGCTGTCGAAGATCTGCCGCAGCCGCACGGGATCCGCATCGACGACCACCGGACTTTCCGGCAGCTCCACCGAGAGCGGGTGTTCCGCGCGGCCCACGCGGAACGCGTCGGCGGCGGCCTCGGCGATCGGGACGACGTCGACGCGTTCCGGGCGCACCGGCGGTTCCGCGTCGTGCGCGTCGAGGCGGGCGAGCAGCAGCACGTCGTCGACGAGCACGCTCATCCATGCCGTCCCCTCGCGGATCTTCGCCGGCGGAAGAGGCCGACGTACTCGCGGATCGGCGTCAGCGGCGTCCGCAGCTCGTGCGACGCGTCGGCGACGAAGCGGCGCAGGCGTTCGTTGGCCGCGGTCCGCGCGGCGAGCGACGACTCGATGTGCGTGATCATCACGGTGAACGCGGTCCGCAGCTCATCGACCTCGGCACCGCCGCCCTCGCCCGTGGCCGCACCGGGAGGTCCGCCGTGACCGTGAGGTCGTGGGAGGCGATGTCGCACGCCATCCCGGCCAGGGCGGACAACGGCTGCAGCCCGCGGCGCAGCACGAGCCGCCCCGCGACGACGAGCACGGCCAGGGAGATGAGGAACGCGATCACCTCCAGCGGCACGAGCTGCCGCACCAAGCCGTCCAGATCGGCCCGCGGCGCCGCGCTCAGCAGCACCGCCCCCGTGCCGCCGGAGTCCGTCGCGACCGAGCACGCGTGCACGCGGTACGGGCCGTCGCCATGGAGGTACACGGTGCGGAACACGTCGCCGCGCGTCGCGTCGGCCGCGACGTCCGCCAAGGGTTTCACGTCGGACAGCAGGTCGGGCTGCGGCGTCGCGACGCCGCCGTCGA encodes:
- a CDS encoding pyridoxamine 5'-phosphate oxidase family protein; this translates as MTSLSPTARTTLGRKKNRAATDRATLHAVLDEALICHLGLIRDGTPLVLPTGYGRDGDTLYLHGSTGAASLRTAAQELDVCVTVTLLDGIVYARSLNNHSMNYRSAVVLGRARLVTGRDEKLHGLRVLTEHLSPGSWDHARGVNAKEFASVTVLALDLTEASVKLRAEGPDDEPEDVAANDAWAGVLPVRTVFGEPEPSADLPAEWSVPEHVAQRADGYRTVNTVRPG
- a CDS encoding D-alanine--D-alanine ligase family protein, which gives rise to MSAEKIRVAVVFGGRSSEHTISCLSAGSVIANLDPERYEVLPVGITPRGGWVLGTGDPKELSIQGRELPTVESGRALVLAGDPTSRELRIVDPGEATEVLSAVDVVFPVLHGAFGEDGTIQGLLEMADLPYVGPGVLASAAAMDKEYAKKLLAAEGLPVGTYSALRRGQSTVSQEDRERLGLPVFVKPSRAGSSVGISRVTKWSDVDAAIELARRTDPKVLVEAAVVGREVECGVLEFPDGRVEASLPAEIRVLAKGDDAWYDFETKYLGEDAELDIPAKLDDVVTERVRAMAVEAFRALDCQGLARVDFFVTESGDLVINEVNTMPGFTTKSAYPKMWEVTGVDYKTLLTTLIDTALARGTGLR
- a CDS encoding PLP-dependent aminotransferase family protein — protein: MSYTDTALPVRLDREASTPLAVQLADALREAAAGGHLRGGDRLPSTRALAERLGVSRTVTSAAYEQLHAEGWIAGRHGSGTYVTTPPTRAAASVSPAGSLVAETEAAPFLDLTPGTPWAAGLDRAAWRRAWRAAADPDPLVRAHRAGLPEYRAAVSEHLLRHRGLAAGSVLATGGTTAAVVELAAAVLRRGAVVAFEEPGYQRAVQAFRSAGLTVVGVPVDEEGLRPDAIPPGARAVYCSPAHQYPMGSRMSAARRVELVERARADGMLVIEDDYDGELRFDVAPLPLLAALAPDVVVHLGTTSKILTPTLGAGWLVAPASVAEVVLAYRDLTGTRPSPAGQRVLVELARHGDLGRHLRKLRRELAERRSLLSAALSAASVPVLGDDAGAHLVVPFASAADEADRIAAAERHGIRLDGLARHFAGTPTVHGVALGYAGCSREALVSALPALVSLLR